A genomic region of Papaver somniferum cultivar HN1 chromosome 7, ASM357369v1, whole genome shotgun sequence contains the following coding sequences:
- the LOC113298743 gene encoding probable U3 small nucleolar RNA-associated protein 7 → MSISEEEETKPQQVIRSIDKEMMDDLDALYKRTDDLDLKHELDLEHELELKQKKYQRGDGVKLEGLKDKKLRGQLAVREELIGQSANVAAKAEKWLNSVNTGYLEAEGMEKTWNYKNQDIVRSVDMLSSKKAMDLVLPELGPYTMDYTANGRYMAMAGRKGHMAIIDTQTLKQIKEFQVRETVRDVAFFHNELYFAAAQKKYTYIYNNHGIELHCLKEHGAVQKLQFLRNHFLLATVNKFGQLRYQDVTTGFMVSNFRTGLGRCDVMQVNPFNAVVGLGHSCGKVTMWKPTSAVPLVKMQCHNGHISAIAHHPGGNLMATAALDGKIKLWDLRKFEVLKTYFHHANTLDFSQNGLLAIGNGSRVQIWKDNGDQYYGRYMTHDIAKGYQVGEAKFQPYEDVLCLGHTMGISTILVPGSGEANFDTFVANPFETKKQRREKEIKALLDKLPPETVMLNPTKIGTLKPARKKEQPSQKELEAEKEDAVVAVKLAPRKKKTKGRSKPSKIESKKQESIMKAKRPYLDQQMKEEESRKKLRVTEEVQLPKALARFARKKAAVS, encoded by the exons ATGTCgatatcagaagaagaagaaaccaaacctCAACAAGTTATTCGCTCCATTGATAAG GAGATGATGGATGACTTAGACGCCCTTTATAAAAGGACGGATGACCTCGATTTGAAGCATGAGCTTGATTTGGAGCATGAGCTTGAGTTGAAGCAAAAAAAGTATCAACGAGGTGATGGTGTTAAGTTGGAG GGTTTAAAAGATAAGAAGCTGAGAGGTCAACTTGCCGTTAGAGAAGAGTTGATTGGCCAATCTGCAAATGTTGCCGCAAAGGCTGAGAAG TGGCTGAATTCAGTTAACACAGGTTATTTGGAGGCTGAAGGGATGGAGAAGACATGGAATTATAAAAATCAGGATATCGTCCGCAGCGTAGATATGTTAAGCTCAAAGAAGGCAATGGATTTGGTCTTACCAG AACTTGGTCCATACACAATGGACTATACCGCAAATGGTCGTTATATGGCTATGGCAGGACGAAAGGGTCACATGGCAATCATAGACACACAAACTTTAAAACAGATCAAAGAGTTTCAG GTCAGGGAAACTGTACGTGATGTTGCGTTCTTCCACAATGAGCTATATTTCGCTGCAGCACAGAAAAA GTACACATATATTTACAATAATCATGGCATAGAACTCCACTGTCTTAAG GAACATGGGGCAGTGCAGaagcttcagtttctgagaaatcaTTTCCTCTTGGCAACAGTAAACAAATTTGGACAACTTCGATACCAAGATGTCACTACGGGGTTTATGGTTTCAAACTTTCGAACAGGTCTTGGCCGCTGTGATGTAATGCAGGTGAATCCATTCAATGCTGTTGTGGGGTTGGGTCACTCGTGTGGTAAAGTCACTATGTGGAAGCCCACCAGTGCCGTTCCTCTGGTCAAAATGCAGTGCCATAACGGGCACATCTCTGCCATTGCGCACCACCCTGGAGGTAACCTAATGGCTACAGCAGCGTTGGATGGTAAAATTAAGCTTTGGGATTTGAGAAAGTTCGAAGTTCTAAAGACTTACTTTCATCATGCTAATACCTTGGACTTCAGTCAGAATGGTTTGCTTGCTATTGGAAACGGATCTCGTGTGCAAATTTGGAAGGATAATGGGGACCAATATTATGGACGTTACATGACTCATGATATAGCTAAAGGGTATCAGGTGGGAGAAGCGAAGTTCCAGCCCTATGAGGATGTTCTATGCCTTGGACACACCATGGGTATTTCCACTATTTTAGTTCCTGGATCTGGAGAAGCTAACTTCGATACATTCGTAGCAAATCCGTTTGAAACTAAAAAACAGAGAAGGGAGAAGGAGATTAAAGCTCTTCTCGACAAACTACCCCCTGAAACAGTCATGTTGAACCCCACAAAGATAGGAACATTGAAGCCAGCAAGGAAGAAAGAACAACCATCTCAAAAGGAGCTAGAGGCTGAAAAAGAAGACGCTGTTGTTGCTGTCAAACTTGCTCCacgaaagaagaaaacaaagggaAGGAGCAAGCCAAGTAAGATAGAAAGCAAGAAGCAGGAAAGTATAATGAAAGCTAAAAGACCTTACTTGGATCAGCAAATGAAGGAGGAAGAATCTAGAAAGAAACTGAGAGTAACTGAAGAAGTTCAGCTCCCTAAAGCCTTGGCACGATTTGCCCGTAAAAAGGCAGCTGTGTCCTAA